A DNA window from Vigna angularis cultivar LongXiaoDou No.4 chromosome 1, ASM1680809v1, whole genome shotgun sequence contains the following coding sequences:
- the LOC108320795 gene encoding protein NRT1/ PTR FAMILY 7.3 isoform X2, whose amino-acid sequence MGQNNADAANSVSKWTGTVYIFSLVGAFLSDSYWGRYKTCAVFQVIFVIGLVSLSLSSYLSLIRPKGCGNETISCGKHSSLEMGMFYLSIYLIALGNGGYQPNIATFGADQFDEEHSKEGYSKVAFFSYFYLALNLGSLFSNTILGYFEDEGLWALGFWASAGSAFAALVLFLLGTPRYRHFKPSGNPLSRFGQVLVAALRKWGAHTTSNEEDLYVMDENESPTNGNRKILHTDGFKFLDRAAFISTRDLEDQKRGLYNPWRLCPITQVEEVKCILRLLPIWLCTIIYSVVFTQMASLFVEQGAAMKTTISHFRIPPASMSSFDILSVAIFIFFYRRVIDPLVGRLKKTSSKGLTELQRMGIGLVIAVMAMVSAGIVECYRLKYAKSGCPHCSGTSSLSIFWQIPQYALIGASEVFMYVGQLEFFNAQTPDGLKSFGSALCMTSISLGNYVSSLIVSIVMKISTEDHMPGWIPGNLNRGHLDRFYFLLAALTSIDLIVYIVCAKWFKSIQLEGKYEEHDMPGSYKV is encoded by the exons ATGGGGCAGAACAATGCTGATGCTGCAAACAGTGTTAGCAAGTGGACTGGCACAGTATACATCTTCTCTCTTGTGGGTGCCTTCCTAAGTGACTCTTACTGGGGAAGATACAAAACTTGTGCCGTCTTTCAGGTCATTTTTGTGATA GGCTTGGTGTCCTTGTCCCTTTCATCGTACCTCTCCTTGATTAGGCCGAAAGGTTGTGGAAATGAAACTATTTCATGTGGGAAACATTCAAGCTTGGAGATGGGGATGTTCTACCTCTCGATATATCTCATTGCTTTGGGGAATGGAGGGTATCAGCCAAATATTGCCACATTTGGAGCTGACCAGTTTGACGAGGAGCACTCAAAGGAGGGTTATTCAAAGGTTGCCTTCTTTAGCTACTTCTACTTGGCTTTGAACCTTGGTTCACTCTTCTCAAACACAATTCTAGGATACTTTGAAGATGAAGGATTGTGGGCACTTGGGTTCTGGGCGTCTGCGGGTTCTGCTTTTGCTGCCcttgttttatttcttcttgGGACCCCAAGATATAGACACTTCAAACCCAGTGGCAATCCTCTTTCAAGGTTCGGCCAAGTCCTTGTTGCTGCATTAAGGAAATGGGGAGCTCATACGACATCAAATGAAGAGGATCTATATGTCATGGATGAAAATGAATCTCCCACTAATGGCAACCGAAAGATTCTTCACACCGACGGATTCAA GTTTCTGGACAGAGCAGCATTTATATCTACCAGAGATCTAGAAGACCAAAAAAGAGGCCTTTATAACCCCTGGCGTCTCTGTCCTATAACTCAAGTTGAAGAAGTGAAGTGTATACTAAGACTTCTTCCAATTTGGCTCTGCACCATAATCTACTCAGTGGTTTTCACACAAATGGCTTCTCTTTTTGTAGAACAAGGAGCTGCCATGAAAACTACAATTTCCCATTTTAGAATACCACCTGCAAGCATGTCTAGCTTTGACATCCTCAGCGTAGctatcttcattttcttctaccGTAGAGTGATTGATCCACTAGTGGGACGACTTAAAAAGACAAGTTCCAAGGGTCTTACTGAGCTTCAGAGAATGGGAATTGGGCTTGTTATAGCTGTAATGGCAATGGTTTCAGCTGGAATAGTTGAATGCTACAGGCTTAAATATGCAAAATCAGGATGCCCCCACTGCAGTGGGACAAGCTCTCTAAGCATCTTTTGGCAAATTCCTCAATATGCACTTATCGGAGCTTCTGAAGTTTTTATGTATGTAGGCCAGCTAGAGTTCTTCAATGCTCAAACACCAGATGGTTTAAAAAGCTTTGGAAGTGCCCTTTGCATGACGTCCATCTCTCTTGGGAACTATGTAAGTAGCTTAATTGTTAGTATCGTTATGAAGATCTCCACCGAGGATCACATGCCAGGGTGGATCCCTGGAAACTTAAACAGAGGTCACCTAGATAGGTTTTACTTCCTCTTAGCTGCCTTGACATCAATAGACTTGATCGTTTATATTGTATGTGCAAAGTGGTTCAAGAGTATACAGCTGGAAGGGAAATACGAAGAGCATGATATGCCTGGTAGCTATAAAGTATAA
- the LOC108320795 gene encoding protein NRT1/ PTR FAMILY 7.3 isoform X1, whose amino-acid sequence MACLELSKEVKFKDGTEELTLDGSVDWHGRPAIRAKSGRWVAGTIVLLNQGLATLAFFGVGVNLVLFLTRVMGQNNADAANSVSKWTGTVYIFSLVGAFLSDSYWGRYKTCAVFQVIFVIGLVSLSLSSYLSLIRPKGCGNETISCGKHSSLEMGMFYLSIYLIALGNGGYQPNIATFGADQFDEEHSKEGYSKVAFFSYFYLALNLGSLFSNTILGYFEDEGLWALGFWASAGSAFAALVLFLLGTPRYRHFKPSGNPLSRFGQVLVAALRKWGAHTTSNEEDLYVMDENESPTNGNRKILHTDGFKFLDRAAFISTRDLEDQKRGLYNPWRLCPITQVEEVKCILRLLPIWLCTIIYSVVFTQMASLFVEQGAAMKTTISHFRIPPASMSSFDILSVAIFIFFYRRVIDPLVGRLKKTSSKGLTELQRMGIGLVIAVMAMVSAGIVECYRLKYAKSGCPHCSGTSSLSIFWQIPQYALIGASEVFMYVGQLEFFNAQTPDGLKSFGSALCMTSISLGNYVSSLIVSIVMKISTEDHMPGWIPGNLNRGHLDRFYFLLAALTSIDLIVYIVCAKWFKSIQLEGKYEEHDMPGSYKV is encoded by the exons ATGGCCTGCTTAGAACTCTCCAAAGAG GTAAAGTTCAAAGATGGCACAGAAGAGTTAACTCTTGATGGAAGTGTTGACTGGCATGGTCGTCCTGCAATCAGAGCCAAATCTGGGAGATGGGTTGCTGGAACCATAGTGCTCT TGAACCAAGGTCTGGCAACCTTAGCATTCTTTGGAGTAGGAGTGAACCTAGTGTTATTCCTGACAAGAGTGATGGGGCAGAACAATGCTGATGCTGCAAACAGTGTTAGCAAGTGGACTGGCACAGTATACATCTTCTCTCTTGTGGGTGCCTTCCTAAGTGACTCTTACTGGGGAAGATACAAAACTTGTGCCGTCTTTCAGGTCATTTTTGTGATA GGCTTGGTGTCCTTGTCCCTTTCATCGTACCTCTCCTTGATTAGGCCGAAAGGTTGTGGAAATGAAACTATTTCATGTGGGAAACATTCAAGCTTGGAGATGGGGATGTTCTACCTCTCGATATATCTCATTGCTTTGGGGAATGGAGGGTATCAGCCAAATATTGCCACATTTGGAGCTGACCAGTTTGACGAGGAGCACTCAAAGGAGGGTTATTCAAAGGTTGCCTTCTTTAGCTACTTCTACTTGGCTTTGAACCTTGGTTCACTCTTCTCAAACACAATTCTAGGATACTTTGAAGATGAAGGATTGTGGGCACTTGGGTTCTGGGCGTCTGCGGGTTCTGCTTTTGCTGCCcttgttttatttcttcttgGGACCCCAAGATATAGACACTTCAAACCCAGTGGCAATCCTCTTTCAAGGTTCGGCCAAGTCCTTGTTGCTGCATTAAGGAAATGGGGAGCTCATACGACATCAAATGAAGAGGATCTATATGTCATGGATGAAAATGAATCTCCCACTAATGGCAACCGAAAGATTCTTCACACCGACGGATTCAA GTTTCTGGACAGAGCAGCATTTATATCTACCAGAGATCTAGAAGACCAAAAAAGAGGCCTTTATAACCCCTGGCGTCTCTGTCCTATAACTCAAGTTGAAGAAGTGAAGTGTATACTAAGACTTCTTCCAATTTGGCTCTGCACCATAATCTACTCAGTGGTTTTCACACAAATGGCTTCTCTTTTTGTAGAACAAGGAGCTGCCATGAAAACTACAATTTCCCATTTTAGAATACCACCTGCAAGCATGTCTAGCTTTGACATCCTCAGCGTAGctatcttcattttcttctaccGTAGAGTGATTGATCCACTAGTGGGACGACTTAAAAAGACAAGTTCCAAGGGTCTTACTGAGCTTCAGAGAATGGGAATTGGGCTTGTTATAGCTGTAATGGCAATGGTTTCAGCTGGAATAGTTGAATGCTACAGGCTTAAATATGCAAAATCAGGATGCCCCCACTGCAGTGGGACAAGCTCTCTAAGCATCTTTTGGCAAATTCCTCAATATGCACTTATCGGAGCTTCTGAAGTTTTTATGTATGTAGGCCAGCTAGAGTTCTTCAATGCTCAAACACCAGATGGTTTAAAAAGCTTTGGAAGTGCCCTTTGCATGACGTCCATCTCTCTTGGGAACTATGTAAGTAGCTTAATTGTTAGTATCGTTATGAAGATCTCCACCGAGGATCACATGCCAGGGTGGATCCCTGGAAACTTAAACAGAGGTCACCTAGATAGGTTTTACTTCCTCTTAGCTGCCTTGACATCAATAGACTTGATCGTTTATATTGTATGTGCAAAGTGGTTCAAGAGTATACAGCTGGAAGGGAAATACGAAGAGCATGATATGCCTGGTAGCTATAAAGTATAA